CCCATACTTTTCGATTACTTCCATTGGATCAACACCATTGCCTAATGATTTACTCATTTTTCGACCATCAGCATCACGTACTAGTCCATGAATTAAGACATCCTCAAAAGGACGCTCATCATTAAATTCTTTCGATTGGAAAATCATTCGAGCAACCCAGAAGAAAATAATATCATAACCAGTTACAAGCGTATTAGTCGGAAAGAAGTGTTTAAAGTCTTCATCCTCTGTATTCGGCCAGTTTAATGTTGAAAAAGGCCATAATGCAGAAGAGAACCAGGTATCTAACACATCATTATCTTGATCCCAATTTTCAATGTCTTTTGGTGCTTCTTTGCCTACGTATATTTCTCCTGTTTCCTTATGGTACCAAGCTGGAATTCTGTGTCCCCACCATAATTGGCGCGAAATACACCAGTCGCGAATATTCTCCATCCAGTGTAAATAAGTTCCTTCAAAACGTTTTGGTACAAAATTAACTTTTTCATCTTCAGATTTATTTTGTAAGTCTACCGCTTCATCTGCTAGTGGTTGCATATTAACAAACCATTGTGTTGATAAATACGGTTCGACAACAGCCCCGCTGCGCTCCGAATGACCAACAGAATGCATGTGTTCTTCAATCTTGAATAAAACGCCTGCTTCTTGAAGATCAGCAACTATCTGTTTTCGACAATCAAAACGATCCATTCCTTGATATTTTAAAGCCTTATCATTCATAGTTCCATCTTCATTCATAACCAAAATACGCTCTAGATTGTGACGATTACCAACTTCGAAATCATTCGGATCATGTGCAGGTGTTATTTTTACTACCCCAGATCCGAAGTCCATCTCTACATAATCGTCCGCAATAATTTCAATTTCACGTCCAACTATTGGTAGCACAACCTTCTTACCAATTAAATGTTGATAACGTTCATCTTTTGGGTGAACGGCAACAGCAGTATCACCAAGCATTGTTTCGGGTCGAGTTGTGGCAATCTCGATGTAACCTTCTTCATCTTTTAGTGGATAACGCATGTGATAAAAATGACCTTGAACCTCTTCATGAATAACTTCTATATCTGATAAAGCTGTTTTTGTTGCTGGATCCCAGTTAATAATATATTCACCGCGATAGATTAAGTTTTTTTCATATAAGGTAACAAAAACTTCTTTTACAGCCTCAGATAAACCTTGATCTAATGTGAAACGTTCACGAGAATAATCTAAACCAAGTCCTAGCATTGCCCATTGGTCCCGAATAAAGGAAGCATATTCATCTTTCCATTCCCAAGCTTTATCTAGAAACTTTTCGCGACCAAGGTCATATTTGCTTATCCCCTCTTCACGAAGTTTAGTTTCCACTTTCGCTTGTGTTGCAATACCAGCATGATCCATACCTGGTAAATACAAAACATCATAGCCCTGCATACGTTTTATTCTGGTAATCATATCTTGTAGAGTTGTATCCCATGCATGACCAATATGCAGTTTGCCTGTTACATTTGGTGGAGGTATTACAATTGTGTACGGCTTTTTCTTCTTATCTCCATCAGCTTCAAAAAACTTTCCGTCAACCCAATATTTGTAACGTCCTTTTTCAACTGCAGTAGCATCATATTTTGGTGGTAAATTTTGATTCTTTTCACTCATAACGTCTTTTCCTCCTTATTAACATCCAATCGGTTCCGAAAACATAAAAAACCCTTTACATCCAATAAAGGACGAAAAGGGCTAGATTCCGTGGTACCACCTTTGTTTACATTTTCCTAAAAAAATGCACACTCAATTAGGATATAACGGTTCTTCACCGGCTCCTTCTACTATACATTCAAAGTAGCTGCATCCAAGGCGACATTCCAAAACAGATAATCCTAAGAAATCTTTCAGCAAATGATTTCTCTCTCTATTGGCATCTCTTCTGTACTCTTCCTCTTCTTCGCATTTCAATTTCATTTATTCTTATATCAGCTATTTTATACAATTTCTTAGTGAAAAGTCAATAAGCAACTCAAAAAGACAGGCACTATTCGTTTTACCTGTCATAGAATACACCAAAAGAATCAGAGAGGAGTAACCTAAATGAGTCGCTTTTATCGTTTTCGTTTGCCTCCATGGTGTCAACAGTGGTTACTTATAATTGAACGTTGCATGATGCCTATCTTAATCGTGCAATGTGTAAGAACTTTATTTTTTCCAACCACATTTGATGTGCTATTACTAGGTGTTTTTATGGGGATATATATTTCATTCTATTTTAAATGGATTTAATCACTATTTTCTTTCGTTTGATTTTCAATTACTATGTTCCGATTATGTTCAAGCATCTCTTGAAACATTACACCAGCTAACAATCGACGATAATTTTGCAACAGGTTTCTTATTTGAAAAGGCTG
The nucleotide sequence above comes from Paraliobacillus zengyii. Encoded proteins:
- a CDS encoding valine--tRNA ligase, coding for MSEKNQNLPPKYDATAVEKGRYKYWVDGKFFEADGDKKKKPYTIVIPPPNVTGKLHIGHAWDTTLQDMITRIKRMQGYDVLYLPGMDHAGIATQAKVETKLREEGISKYDLGREKFLDKAWEWKDEYASFIRDQWAMLGLGLDYSRERFTLDQGLSEAVKEVFVTLYEKNLIYRGEYIINWDPATKTALSDIEVIHEEVQGHFYHMRYPLKDEEGYIEIATTRPETMLGDTAVAVHPKDERYQHLIGKKVVLPIVGREIEIIADDYVEMDFGSGVVKITPAHDPNDFEVGNRHNLERILVMNEDGTMNDKALKYQGMDRFDCRKQIVADLQEAGVLFKIEEHMHSVGHSERSGAVVEPYLSTQWFVNMQPLADEAVDLQNKSEDEKVNFVPKRFEGTYLHWMENIRDWCISRQLWWGHRIPAWYHKETGEIYVGKEAPKDIENWDQDNDVLDTWFSSALWPFSTLNWPNTEDEDFKHFFPTNTLVTGYDIIFFWVARMIFQSKEFNDERPFEDVLIHGLVRDADGRKMSKSLGNGVDPMEVIEKYGADALRYFLATGSTPGQDLRFQWEKVESTWNFINKIWNASRFVLMNMEELKYEEIDLTGEKSVADKWILTRLNETIEHVNKNVERYDFGEAGRYLYNFIWDEFCDWYIEMAKLPLYGEDEEQKHTTRSVLAYVLDNTMRMLHPFMPFVTEEIWQHLPHQGESITRAAWPEVRNELHDESAAEEMKRLVAIIRSVRNIRAEVDTPMSKQIVLFVQANSAEIEAQLEANRHYLERFCNTSELTISINVDVPEKAMSAVVTGADLYLPLEGLIDAEKEIARLQAEFDKLNKEVERVQKKLGNESFISKAPEKVVAEEKGKEKDYLEKRAKVEERIKELQG